One stretch of Meriones unguiculatus strain TT.TT164.6M chromosome 7, Bangor_MerUng_6.1, whole genome shotgun sequence DNA includes these proteins:
- the Cbx2 gene encoding chromobox protein homolog 2 encodes MEELSSVGEQVFAAECILSKRLRKGKLEYLVKWRGWSSKHNSWEPEENILDPRLLLAFQKKEHEKEVQNRKGGKRPRGRPRKHTVMSSCSRRSKLKEPDAPSKSKSSSSSSSSTSSSSSSDEEEDDSDLDSKRGPRGRETHPVPQKKAQILVAKPELKDPIRKKRGRKPLPPEQKAARRPVVGLAKVLKTSRKDLGASASKLPPPLSAPVAGLAALKAHTKEACGGSSTMATPENLASLMKGMAGSPNRGSISWQSSIVHYMNRMSQSQAQSASRLALKAQAANKCGLGLDLKVRTQKGELGVSLPSKVPKAPGSGAAEQQKGSGSGGLGSQLAPTQELSLQVLDLQGVKNGVPGVGLLARHTAATKAGSATSPAAGKGHGGGPTGVNVTGTPTDTNKGEKLASKVTALPAPPVKRDSVKSVATSSGQEGHAVPGEGRKAPALSEMSTGEENSSSDSDPDSSSLPSAGKNLSVSIQTSQDWKPTRSLIEHVFVTDVTANLITVTVKESPTSVGFFNLRHY; translated from the exons ATGGAGGAGCTGAGCAGCGTGGGCGAGCAGGTCTTCGCCGCCGAGTGCATTCTGAGCAAGCGGCTCCGCAAG GGCAAGCTGGAGTACCTGGTCAAGTGGCGCGGCTGGTCCTCCAA acacaacagctGGGAGCCGGAAGAGAACATCTTGGACCCCAGGCTGCTCCTAGCCTTCCAGAAAAA GGAACATGAGAAGGAGGTTCAGAACCGGAAGGGGGGCAAGAGGCCCAGGGGCAGGCCGAGGAAACACACAGTCATGTCCTCCTGCAGCCGGCGCTCCAAGCTCAAG GAACCAGATGCACCCTCCAAGTCCAAATCCAgcagctcctcctcttcctccacatcctcctcctcttcgtcAGACGAAGAAGAAGATGACAGTGACCTGGACTCTAAGAGGGGTCCCCGGGGCCGTGAAACCCACCCAGTGCCTCAGAAGAAAGCCCAGATCCTGGTGGCCAAGCCAGAGCTGAAGGACCCCATTCGAAAGAAGCGGGGACGCAAGCCCCTGCCCCCAGAACAGAAGGCGGCCCGGAGACCCGTAGTAGGCCTGGCCAAGGTGCTAAAGACCAGCAGGAAGGACCTGGGGGCCTCTGCCAGCAAGTTGCCCCCTCCACTCAGTGCTCCTGTGGCAGGCCTGGCCGCCCTGAAAGCCCACACCAAAGAGGCCTGTGGTGGCTCCAGCACTATGGCAACCCCGGAGAACCTGGCCAGTCTGATGAAAGGCATGGCCGGGAGCCCCAACCGTGGCAGCATCAGCTGGCAGAGCTCTATCGTACACTACATGAACCGCATGAGCCAAAGTCAGGCTCAGAGTGCCAGCCGACTGGCACTCAAGGCCCAGGCCGCCAACAAGTGCGGCCTCGGACTGGACCTAAAAGTGAGGACGCAGAAAGGGGAGCTAGGGGTAAGCCTTCCAAGCAAGGTCCCGAAGGCCCCTGGCAGTGGGGCTGCAGAGCAGCAGAAAGGAAGTGGTTCAGGGGGCCTGGGTTCCCAGCTGGCACCCACTCAGGAGCTGAGCCTTCAGGTCCTGGACTTGCAGGGCGTCAAGAACGGCGTGCCTGGTGTGGGCCTGCTAGCTCGCCATACCGCAGCCACCAAGGCTGGGTCTGCTACCAGCCCCGCAGCAGGCAAAGGTCACGGGGGTGGCCCCACAGGAGTAAACGTGACCGGCACACCCACAGACACCAACAAAGGCGAGAAGCTGGCCTCCAAGGTGACAGCTCTCCCAGCCCCTCCTGTCAAGAGGGACAGTGTTAAGTCTGTGGCCACCTCCAGTGGGCAGGAGGGCCACGCAGTCCCAGGAGAGGGCCGCAAGGCACCCGCGCTGTCCGAGATGAGCACGGGTGAGGAGAATAGTAGTTCTGACTCGGACCCTGACTCGTCCtcactccccagtgctgggaagaacCTCTCGGTATCTatccagaccagccaggactgGAAACCTACCCGCAGCCTCATCGAGCATGTCTTTGTCACAGATGTCACGGCCAACCTCATCACTGTCACAGTGAAAGAATCTCCCACCAGCGTGGGGTTCTTCAACTTGAGGCACTACTGA
- the Cbx8 gene encoding chromobox protein homolog 8 has protein sequence MELSAVGERVFAAEALLKRRIRKGRMEYLVKWKGWSQKYSTWEPEENILDARLLAAFEEREREMELYGPKKRGPKPKTFLLKAQAKAKAKTYEFRSDSARGIRIPYPGRSPQDLASTSRAREGLRNTALSPPGSSSSTCRVDPPRDRDRDRERERDRGASRVEDKPSSPGDSSKKRGPKPRKELLDPSQRPLGEPSDGLGEYLKSRKLDDTPPGTGKFPAGHSVIQLARRQDSDLVQYGVTSPSSAEASGKLAVDTFPARVIKHRAAFLEAKGQGALDPGGPRVRHSSGTPGSVGSLYRDMGAQGGRPSLIARIPVARILGDPEEESWSPSLTNLEKVVVTDVTSNFLTVTIKESNTDQGFFKEKR, from the exons ATGGAGCTCTCGGCGGTGGGGGAGCGGGTGTTCGCGGCCGAAGCCCTCCTGAAGCGGCGCATTCGCAAA GGACGCATGGAATATCTCGTGAAATGGAAGGGCTGGTCGCAGAA GTACAGCACTTGGGAGCCGGAAGAAAATATCCTGGATGCTCGCCTGCTTGCAGCCTTTGAGGAAAG ggaGCGGGAGATGGAGCTCTATGGCCCCAAAAAGAGAGGACCCAAGCCTAAAACCTTCCTTCTCAAG GCCCAGGCCAAGGCAAAGGCCAAAACCTATGAATTCAGAAGTGACTCTGCCAGAGGCATCCGGATCCCTTACCCAGGCCGCTCGCCCCAGGATTTGGCATCTACTTCCAGGGCCAGGGAGGGCCTTAGGAACACGGCTCTGTCCCCAccagggagcagcagcagcacatgCAGGGTCGACCCACCTCGGGACAGGGACCGGGACCGAGAGCGAGAACGGGACAGGGGTGCCAGCCGTGTGGAGGACAAGCCCAGCTCACCAGGAGACAGCTCCAAGAAGCGAGGACCCAAGCCCCGGAAAGAGCTCCTAGACCCTTCCCAGAGACCCTTGGGGGAGCCTAGCGATGGCCTAGGAGAATACCTCAAAAGCAGGAAGCTGGATGACACCCCTCCTGGGACAGGAAAGTTCCCAGCTGGCCACAGCGTGATCCAGCTTGCTCGAAGACAGGACTCAGACCTGGTTCAGTACGGAGTGACCAGCCCTAGCTCAGCAGAGGCCTCGGGCAAGTTGGCCGTGGACACCTTTCCAGCCAGGGTGATAAAGCACAGGGCCGCTTTcttggaggccaaaggtcaaggTGCCCTGGATCCTGGTGGCCCCAGGGTCCGACATAGTTCAGGCACCCCAGGCTCAGTGGGAAGCCTGTATCGGGACATGGGGGCCCAAGGGGGACGGCCCTCCCTCATCGCCAGAATTCCAGTGGCCAGAATCCTGGGGGACCCAGAGGAAGAGTCCTGGAGCCCCTCTCTGACCAACCTGGAGAAGGTGGTTGTCACAGACGTGACCTCAAACTTTTTGACCGTTACCATTAAGGAGAGCAACACGGACCAAGGCTTCTTTAAGGAAAAGAGATGA